Genomic DNA from Felis catus isolate Fca126 chromosome E3, F.catus_Fca126_mat1.0, whole genome shotgun sequence:
GTCCTAAAAGCTGGGCCCTGGGTGGGTGGGCCctcagggcgggggggggggggggggctcaggagGCGGGGCCCACCGAGTGGCGCCTTGGGTGGGGTCCTGGAGCGCAGATTTCTGCCACGCCGCAGGTAAATGCTGTGCAATTGTCCATCTATCCTCCTCCCCAAGGGCTCTCAAACTAAGACTACTGACTCATCCACCCCGATTCCCTCCTCACCTTTCCTTccaggttgttgttgttgttgttgttgttgttgtttcctttcctgGATATGGGATCTGAATAGGGTTCCCATCCTAGCTCGGCTATTTCAGACAAACCACTTCATCCAacccatttcctcctctgaaaattaaggaaaaatagtGCCCAGTTCGTGAGGTTGTTGggttaaggattaaatgagaaaatccatGTAAAGTTTATAGCACAATACCTAACAGCAGTTATTAATGTACTTCAGATATTTTTGCCCTAGGTGATGGTGCACTaaagcacagcacctggcatatCCTAAGCGTTCAGCAATGTCAGCTTCTGCCCTCCATTCccctgtccctcttcctcccatcctcccctcccctcccttcactcATCTCTCTACTTTCCCACCTCCTGTCTTCTCCCTACTtgcactcattcattcgttcagttcatctttccttcattcaacaggtatttcTTGAACACCTCCTTGTGGCAGGCACCAGTGAGGAGCCTGGGCCAATCATCCAGGCCCAAAGTTGTACCTTCTAAACTAGGGCAGTTGCAGTGACAATTCCAAGAAGTCACAAATGAGAGGTTTTCAGGACTTGGGAACTGACTGGGGAGAGGAAGCTGAGACAGGGGTCACAGCTGACAACCCAGCTTCCATGCTTGGCAGCTTGGTACAGGACCACACCTTAGTCTACatggcacctttgttgaaaagcGTGCCCTCTCAAGATTGACACAGCCCATGTCAGGGCTCAGATCTTAGTGATTTTAGCCCGCACAGGCCTCGTTTATTGTCTGGATACTGCTCTCACTGCACAACCATCCATGGAGGCTCTCACTAGGTGCTTGATAGGGCCATTCCTGAGATGAGGATataggaagaacagagaggagcAGGAGGTGACAATGACTAGTTTTGAGTGTAGCAGTCTAGGGTGCCATGGGGTATCTAAGTAGATGTCCAGGAGGCAGCTGAAGGGCATTAAGCCGAGCTGGGGCACAGGGGACTTCCTATCTGCCTCACAGCATTTGCTCTCTGGTTCGACCTGCAGACCCCCTGCCTCTCCCGTGGGCGCTACAAGAAGTGGAGCTCAGGTTGCTGGGAGAGGCCGCCTGTCAGTGTCTCTATAGCCGGCCTGGCCCGTTCAACCTCACTTTCCAGCTATTGCCAGGGATGCTGTGTGCTGGCTACCCGGAGGGCCGCAGAGACACTTGCCAGGTGAGGGGAGGCCCCTGCATCTGCCTCACAGGGCCAGGCAGAGCCCTAACCAATAGGAAGCATGAGGAATAGACAAATATCTCTCtcaatgtctctgagcctcatctgcaaaaagagGGCAAGATTGCCAACGGATAGGATTGATGAGAAGATTATAAATGGACAGAACTTGGGGCTCAACAAGAGGGCACTGTTACTTATGGCAGCACAGTGCAGAGGTTACCTGCCAAGACTCCAGAGTGAGTCAACCCGGTTGGAAGTCCAGcaccaccacttactagctgtgtgaccttggctaagttatttaacctccatatgtTCAGACTTTCTCATCTGGAAGATGGAGATGATACTTTATAGGTGGCCTCACCCTACTTCATAGGGTGGCTATGATGATTATAggaatttgtatatataaaagcacttagggggcgcctgggtggcgcagtcggttaagcgtctgacttcagccaggtcacgatctcgcggtccgtgagttcgagccccgcgtcaggctctgggctgatggctcagagcgtggagcctgtttccgattctgtgtctccctctctctctgcccctcccccgttcatgctctgtctcactctgtcccaaaaataaataaaaaacgttgaaaaaaaattttttttaaaaataaaagcacttaggacagtgcctggtcTTTAATAAGAGTTCAAATAagcattagctattattattatcccccaTCCCAGTCCATAGCACCGCACCTATTACTTAGTaggttcattttaaaaaatgaattaattcctCACAGATGAGAATTTTCCAGATATCttgctgaaaacaaaacatagtatATTTTAACCATTTCCCCCAGGAACTTTCCTCCAATGGCACACATTTTTGAGGGCACTCAAGCGTGAATGGTGGTGATGGGAATTCAAGCTAGATAGTCTTCAGCGTCCCTCCCAATTACGAGGTTCCAAGACCTAGGGACATAATCCCCTGCCTTCTTGGACAGGATTGCAAACAATTCAAATTCCTCTAAACCAAGCACTGTCCATTAGAACCTCCTACAATGTTCTATACCTGTGATGTCCAGtatgatagccactagccacatttttgttgttgttgttgttgttgtttcctttcctgGATATGGGATCTGAATAGGGTTCCCATCCTAACTCGGCTATTTCAGACAAACCACTTCATCCAacccatttcctcctctgaaaattaaggaaaaataggCTATTGAACATTTGAGATGTGGCTAGTGTAACTGAAAAattgaatatttcatttaattattttttaatttttaaaagtttattttgagagacagagtggggggggcagagagagagagggagagagagaatctcaagcaggcagactccacactgccagcacagagccagatgcagggctcaaactcacgaaccatgagatcatgacctgagccaaaaccaagagttggtcccttaaccgactgagtcacccaggcacccctatttgagCCATTTATTGAACAAGAATCAGTTGGCTCTGAATGAGACCTGAAGGCCTCTCTAACGTGGCCTTTAATGCATTAGCTTGCTGCCTTTGGCTTTGGCTGCTCATCAGCCTTTCTGCCTTAGAAAGCTTTCTTCTGTTTAGAGTTGCAGGGAATGCAGAGGACAAGTACAGCCAGGGCCAGTTTCCAGAAGATGGCTCTACGTTTGGCAACAAGAAGAGGTTTAGAATCTTTGTGAGGTGGCCTAGTATAAGCTGGTGGGTCCCTGGGCTGATCCCCTGACACTGAATTATCTACCATCAGGGAGACTCTGGGGGCCCCCTGGTCTGTGAGGAAGGCGGCCAATGGTTCCAGGCAGGAATCACCAGCTTTGGCTTTGGCTGTGGACGGAGGAACCGCCCTGGAGTCTTCACTGCTGTGGCCCCCTATGAGGCATGGATACGGGAACAGGTGATGGGCTCAGAACCTGGGCCTGCCTTTCCCACCCAGTCCTGGGAGCCCCAGCCAGGTCCCTGGGAGCCCACTGATGAGAACTGCACCATTGCCCTGCCAGGTAAGGGAGAAGGACCCCTAGATGTCACCTGGACATGGAAGATTTGAGTTGGGGTGGAAACTGCTGGTGGCCTGGGAGGCCCCCTGACCCAAGTCTCTCACCCCTCAGAGTGCGGGAAGGCACCAAGGCCAGGGACCTGGCCCTGGGAGGCGCGGGTGATGGTGCCAGGATCCAGACCCTGCCATGGGGCGCTGGTGTCTGAAAGCTGGGTCTTGGCACCTGCCAGCTGCTTTCTGGAGTGAGTGAAAACGCAGTCTTAGATTTTTTcccctccgcacccccccccccatcggcCTGAGACACTATCGACCTgtccccagcccttcccctggGTAGGGTAGGAGTAGGGGTGGAAGGGCACATCGGTCTGGAGTGCGGGGTTTCACAGGCAGGTGTAGGATCCAGCTTGCAAAGCGGGATCCTAGTCTACTGGGGGCAAGTACGGGGTAGTATAAATTCTATCAAGGATGCCGGGTTCTCTGGAAATCCAGAGTCCAAGCCAGAcatgtgtgggtttgagccgaGTGCGCAGGATGTGGCCCACTTCCCAGTTTCCCCCAACCCGCAGCCCCATCAACTCAGACCTCCTGCCCCGAGACCTAGACAACTGGCGCGTGCTACTGCCCTCGCGTCCGCGCGCAGAGCTGGTGGCACGCTTCGTGCCGCACGAGAATGCCTCATGGGACGACACCTCGGATCTGGCGCTGCTGCAGCTGCAAACGCCGGTGAACCTGAGCACCGCCTCGCGGCCAGTGTGCCTACCTCACCCAGAACACTATTTCCTGCCCAGGAGCCGCTGCCGCCTGGCGCGCTGGGGCCGCGGGGGTGAGCAGGGGCCCCACGCAGGGCTGGGCGGAGCCGGGCCGGACTCCTCTGCAGCGCAggctccctttcttttctcttccagaacCTGAGCCCGGACCCAGCACACTGCTTGAGGCGGAGCTGTTGGGCGGCTGGTGGTGTCACTGCCTGTATGGCCGCCAGGGGGAGTCAGTGCCGCCGCCAGGAGACCCTCCACACGCGCTCTGCCCCGCCtaccaggaagaggaggaggcggGCCGCTGCTGGGTGAGCGACGGGGGCGGGGCCCGCGGGTCTTAATGCGAGTGGTTGCCAGGGCAGGGTCTGAGAGGAACTAGGAAAGAGGCCGAGCACTCTGCGGGCAGGGACGGGATTAAGGCGGGGCCTCTCGCTGGGGGCGGAGCCTAGACCTGGAGGACTTCGGGGAGGGGCCTGAGACGGGCCCTGGGCGATGTCTGACCTTTTTGCTACCCCTAGATTTAAAGAGAATCTTAAAGTGAGGGCTGACTTCTTACACAGATTACTATTGGAGCCTGGCTTGGAGGAGGTGGGACTTGTTTTgtctgagtgagagagagagagagagagagagagagagagagagaagtacagGAAAGCCCCAGGACCTTTGATAGCCTCTCATCAACTTGCACATGCTCTTGCTGCAGAACTACTCTCATTGGAGCCTTCTGTGCCAGGAAGAGGGGACCTGGTTCCTGGCTGGAATCAGCGACTTCTCCAGTGGCTGCCTACGTCCCAGAGCCTTCTACCCCCTGCAGACCCATGGCCCATGGATCAGCCATGTGACTCGGGGAGCCTACCTGGAAGACCAGCTGACTTGGGACTGGGGCCCTGAGGGGGAGGAGACTGAGACACAGGCTTGTCCCCCTCACACAGAACATGGTGGTGAGGGCTTAGGGCTAAGAGGGCTTTGGGGCTCCTGCGTGTGCTAAGATCCATGGCAGACCCTTCAGGGGTCAGCTGTGGAGCCCTCACTTAGGTGGTCACCTCCTCTCCCCTAGCCTGTGGCCTGCGGCCAGAGCCAGCTGTGATGGGTATCCTGTGGCCCTGGCTGGCAGAAGTGCATGTGGCTGGAAATCAAGTCTGCACTGGGATCCTAGTGGCCCCAGGCTGGGTCGTGGCAGCCACTCACTGTGTCCTCAGGTGGGTCTCACCCATCTCTTGGGCaagagggaagaaatggaaagatgggcaaaagaacttttttttttcaaaaggacttttaaaatagTGGGATATAATCCCTTTAGGGCTCTTACAGTACAGGGAACCACTACAAGTGTTTTGAGATAGAAGAGAAATTTGGAAAGAGGAATAATGAAGGAGCTAGTGGAATGACCTTGGAGTTCATTCTGCCCTGTCCTCTGGATTGGGCAGGACTTTATAGCAATTCGGGGAGCAGGAGGTCACATTGGGCTTTGTTCCAACAGGCCGGGCTTTACAACAGTGCCTTATATTGAAGTGTACCTGGGCCGGGCAGGGGCTAGCCCCCTCCCACAGGGCCACCAGGTATCCCGGTTGGTCATCAGCATCCGTCTGCCCCGACACCTGGGACTTAGGCCCCCCCTTGCCCTCCTGGAGCTGAGCTCCCGGGTGGAACCTTCGCCATCAGCCTTGCCCATCTGCCTTCACCCAGGGGGTATCCCCCTGGGGGCCAGCTGTTGGGTGCTGGGCTGGAAGGACCCCCGAGACCGAGGTGAGAGAGCCCAGGGTCCTGGGTGTGAGAGGTGACTGAAGGCCAGAATCCCTGTGACaaccctctctcctctctctagtTCCTGTGGCTGCAGCTGTCTCCATCTTGACGCCACGACTCTGTCACTGTCTCTATCAAGGCATTCTGCCTCCTGGGACTCTCTGTGTTCTGTATTCAGAGGGTCAAGAGGATAGGTGTGAGGTAAAGGGGCCTGGGCGTCCTggtccagggaggggagaggcagtgcTGGGCAGCTGGACcctagagagagagcagggttgGAATTCTTGAGTGCTGGGTCCCAAATGGGAAGAAGTGTGCTTCCTAGCTGGACCTCGGAGAGAGACCAGGGGCCTGGATGCCTAAGGATGTAGAGAAGTGGTGCTTTGTGGTTGGACTCTAAGGAGAAGGTGCTGTGAATCAGAAGGAAGGGTAAGAGACCCTTTTGGGCTTGGCCCTGACACTGCAGGTGACCTCAGCACCTCCGCTCCTGTGCCAGACCGAAGGAGGCTCCTGGGTCCTCATGGGCATGGCTGTTCGAGGGAGCCGGGAGCTATTTGCTGCCATTGGCCCTGAAGAAGCCTGGATCGCCCAGACAGTAGGGGAGGCCCATTTCCTGCCTCCCAATGGCTACCCCCACTGGCCCCCTGAAGGCAGCGACCTCTGCCCCCCCGACCTGGCCAGGGCCTCAGGCTCCCCTCAGGCTGCTCTGCTCCTGCTGCTACTATTGCTCCCCCTGATCCAGGGCTGAGGGGGCCTGGGTCCCTTGGCcgcctctccttctcctcctccaccccctccagccctccACTTCCCGCCCTGTAGGGCTGGAATGTGGCCTAACCGGCTTTGTTCCCTAGCCGGAACCTCCAGAGGGCCCCACCCACCCGGACTGCAGCGGCTTCGGATTATTGGGCCTCTGTGCCTGGCTATTTTGGGCACGGGAATCCTTGGGGGCAGTGGGAAGCAGCCAATAAAGGTGTAAACACAGACACGTGGCCTTGTGGCATTGCTGGGGGAAggctgaggggctgggggaagcCCAAGGGATAGGGCCCATCCCTTCTGGGTCTCTGTGAGTCAGGCCTTGGGCTCCCAGGAAATGTGTCCCTGATAACGTGGCAGCTGTCCTTCATTCCTGCCCCAGGGCGGGGGAGGTTGGGTGGCAGCTGGGTGTGTGTCACCTCCCCAGTGGAATCAGCATCCCTAGCACCTGATAGACACTTCAGCCCTAGCTCAGACCctacttcccttctctctct
This window encodes:
- the PRSS36 gene encoding polyserase-2; this encodes MSQHLLLPFVILAISPIPGALQDSDCGRPEPSTRIMGGSEAQPGSWPWQVSLHQRGGHICGGSLIAPSWVLSAAHCFVTNGTLEPATEWSVLLGVHSQDGPLDSAHARAVAAILVPDNYSSVELGADLALLRLASPARLGPAVRPICLPRASHRFAHGTACWATGWGDIQEADPLPLPWALQEVELRLLGEAACQCLYSRPGPFNLTFQLLPGMLCAGYPEGRRDTCQGDSGGPLVCEEGGQWFQAGITSFGFGCGRRNRPGVFTAVAPYEAWIREQVMGSEPGPAFPTQSWEPQPGPWEPTDENCTIALPECGKAPRPGTWPWEARVMVPGSRPCHGALVSESWVLAPASCFLDPINSDLLPRDLDNWRVLLPSRPRAELVARFVPHENASWDDTSDLALLQLQTPVNLSTASRPVCLPHPEHYFLPRSRCRLARWGRGEPEPGPSTLLEAELLGGWWCHCLYGRQGESVPPPGDPPHALCPAYQEEEEAGRCWNYSHWSLLCQEEGTWFLAGISDFSSGCLRPRAFYPLQTHGPWISHVTRGAYLEDQLTWDWGPEGEETETQACPPHTEHGACGLRPEPAVMGILWPWLAEVHVAGNQVCTGILVAPGWVVAATHCVLRPGFTTVPYIEVYLGRAGASPLPQGHQVSRLVISIRLPRHLGLRPPLALLELSSRVEPSPSALPICLHPGGIPLGASCWVLGWKDPRDRVPVAAAVSILTPRLCHCLYQGILPPGTLCVLYSEGQEDRCEVTSAPPLLCQTEGGSWVLMGMAVRGSRELFAAIGPEEAWIAQTVGEAHFLPPNGYPHWPPEGSDLCPPDLARASGSPQAALLLLLLLLPLIQG